In Parasteatoda tepidariorum isolate YZ-2023 chromosome 2, CAS_Ptep_4.0, whole genome shotgun sequence, one DNA window encodes the following:
- the LOC139424794 gene encoding uncharacterized protein, whose protein sequence is MRIVQIRPELFLYKLDVEEYKFFRKNRNALKKMWTAQGPTYWLRFLLTYQLSFEDYASNHAELSAFVISHYERHVPDFVYIRIHKQIVESTFERVESFIENVFRIVQNFHKASLYTTENPIYSEESLEHLSSAMEQNDSGKVTYSGIVSLLCIMYCGFVDGFLKLLRKWLKESDVSKEDENNIDLTIYYWRPQKSWECKKFMPTCFEKYLATHWGESLPKLLLTCDIYNIFNNHAEDEECSCQFKDEESIFGLLKDKYKVGKPQALSVVHIYKPETALCPEHNNCYVKLLHGKECLEPYICLGMNSTCSRTCETVLKSKHKEEVKDFWKKSIVEVFNCKKRSQRSVSTFVESCDSQIETFCPLSGSRRKQVSLDLEELFYCNYDPNFRNSYTQHKRKEEYRQKLRKKLLERYEYDSQDPAQLKDMYDEAQRLWLNEICFENYSKLFALQHNQPCDFDEQLFKVKKSLTTVAIGTSSLIFGRVVLPSRRRSSPKTNPTTEIKVNISTQKTSKRKKKKAVISTTTEITKVKIASSRPPETKDEANKTASLTDCSTLLDEVDCNSNSNAKCVESLVNTSSEHAESLRTTPKTQNKAEISNSGTVPDESDTKSDSKAKCVESSSNSDVVENGEKKCTKKSGTKTSKDLQLGLTELCNQGGNVEESKPSVSEVSSDVDDELNTFYSFVVNGEEKTDDTICNGTTTDLPNTENCNATGGNKEKKNILSERKSKLKICAYCSKQEVVVKSFKRCSRCKAENFPDQYFYCSRECQVADWEKSHRELHLKARTNH, encoded by the coding sequence ATGAGAATCGTTCAGATACGCCCAgaactttttttgtataaattagacgttgaagaatataaattttttcgtaaaaatcgTAATGCATTGAAAAAGATGTGGACGGCACAAGGACCGACATATTGGCTTCGTTTCTTATTAACATATCAACTGAGTTTTGAAGATTATGCATCCAATCATGCTGAACTCAGTGCGTTTGTGATATCCCACTACGAAAGACACGTACCAGACTTCGTTTATATAAGAATTCATAAGCAAATTGTAGAATCTACATTCGAGAGAGTCGAATCttttatagaaaatgtttttcgaaTTGTACAGAATTTTCACAAAGCTTCCCTATACACTACCGAAAATCCTATTTATTCTGAAGAAAGTTTAGAACATTTAAGCTCTGCTATGGAACAGAATGATAGTGGAAAAGTGACTTATTCTGGTATAGTTTCTTTATTATGTATCATGTATTGCGGATTCGTTGATGgctttcttaaacttttaagaaaatggttAAAAGAATCTGATGTAAGCAAAgaagatgaaaataatattgatctTACTATATATTACTGGAGACCCCAAAAGAGTTGggaatgcaaaaaatttatgccAACATGTTTTGAGAAGTATTTAGCTACCCACTGGGGAGAATCTCTTCCAAAACTTTTGCTAACGTgcgatatttataatatttttaataatcatgcCGAAGACGAGGAATGTTCTTGCCAATTTAAGGATGAAGAGAGTATATTTGGCTTGCTAAAAGATAAGTATAAGGTTGGCAAGCCACAAGCTTTGAGCGTTGTTCATATTTACAAACCAGAAACAGCTTTATGTCCAGAACACAATAATTGTTATGTAAAACTTCTGCATGGCAAAGAATGCCTGGAACCTTACATATGTCTTGGTATGAATTCGACTTGTAGCAGAACTTGTGAAACGGTTCTTAAAAGTAAGCATAAAGAAGAAGTAAAGGATTTCTGGAAAAAATCTATTGTTGAAGTCTTTAATTGTAAAAAGCGGAGCCAGCGTAGTGTTTCGACTTTCGTTGAGTCTTGTGACTCACAAATAGAGACATTCTGTCCTTTGAGTGGAAGTAGGAGAAAGCAAGTGAGTCTTGATTTGGAGGAATTATTTTACTGCAATTATGATCCGAACTTTAGAAACTCATATACTCAGCATAAGCGCAAAGAAGAATACCGGCAAAAGTTGAGGAAAAAGCTACTGGAGAGGTATGAATATGACAGCCAAGACCCTGCCCAATTAAAGGATATGTATGACGAAGCGCAAAGGCTGTGGTTAAATGAAATATGCTTCGAAAATTACAGTAAGCTTTTTGCTCTTCAGCATAATCAACCTTGTGATTTTGACGAGCAGCTATTTAAGGTAAAGAAATCCTTAACAACCGTAGCCATTGGAACATCTAGCTTAATATTTGGGCGTGTGGTATTGCCTTCAAGACGTAGATCTTCTCCTAAGACTAATCCTACcactgaaataaaagttaatatcaGCACTCAAAAGACTTCTaagaggaagaagaaaaaagctgTCATCTCTACCACCACTGAAattactaaagttaaaattgcaaGCTCTAGACCCCCAGAAACTAAAGATGAGGCTAATAAAACTGCTTCTCTTACCGATTGCAGTACATTGCTGGATGAGGTAGATTGCAACAGTAATTCCAATGCAAAATGCGTTGAAAGTTTAGTGAATACATCATCGGAACATGCTGAAAGCTTACGTACCACTCccaaaactcaaaataaagcTGAGATTTCTAATTCTGGTACAGTGCCCGATGAATCGGATACTAAAAGTGATTCAAAAGCAAAATGTGTTGAAAGTTCCTCCAATTCTGATGTAGTTGAAAACGGTGAGAAAAAATGTACCAAGAAAAGTGGCACCAAAACTTCGAAAGATTTGCAGTTAGGCCTAACTGAGTTGTGTAATCAGGGGGGAAATGTGGAAGAATCTAAGCCTAGTGTCAGTGAAGTTTCCAGTGATGTTGATGATGAACTTAACACATTTTACAGTTTTGTTGTGAATGGGGAAGAAAAGACGGATGATACGATTTGCAATGGTACCACAACTGACCTCCCCAATACTGAAAATTGTAATGCTACTGGTGGgaataaagagaaaaagaatattctttctGAACGAAAAAGCAAGCTGAAAATCTGTGCTTATTGTTCAAAACAAGAGGTTGTGGTTAAATCATTCAAAAGATGTTCCAGATGTAAAGCAGAAAACTTTCCAGatcagtatttttattgttccaGGGAATGTCAAGTAGCAGACTGGGAAAAATCACACAGAGAATTGCATCTTAAAGCAAGGACTAATCATTAG